Genomic DNA from Corynebacterium kroppenstedtii:
TAGTTAATAAAGGATTTCATAAATTCTGGCCCAGTCTCGTGGAGGAAACGTGATGAAGTCATGTTATGAAACGCTGAATACTCGTCTTTATATTCTTTTCCTCCTCAGGGGATGATTTCCTTGCCCGATGTAATAATCTTTGTCAGGAGGAGCTTAAAAATCGTTTCACAGTGATCGACTTGATCGGCTTGCTCACGAGAGAAACGCCCTGTGCTCGTCAGCCGGAGAATATCGACGCACCGTTGGTGTCGTAATTTTGCCTTATCAAGCTGGTCGTGGCGGCACGCGAATTTAGCGAGAACATTACGTTTCAATCTCGTTCACGACAATTCCTTTGTCTGCGCCGGATTATGTGGGGTTCCATAGGCATTGTATGATCGCCACGAGGAATGTGTTTTCTGGATCTTGCAATGGCCGTGCGTGATTCGAGCAGAATTTCGAAATGAACAGTTCGTCATTAGTCTCGGCGGCTTCAGTATTTTCGGAATTATTCCCGAATACGAAACCGCTGACCGTGCTTCACGGGAGCGTTCTCGGGCACTTGATATTTTACCGTATATATCCCACTGATTGACTAGGCTAGACATTACAGAAATCGAACCAGGTGAGACTAAAAAGGGAAAGCGATAGCGACCCCTGCACCGATATTCAAACTGCAAAGTGACAGTGAACTGCGTCAAGAACGGGCACAGCTGCTAGCCCATCCACATCCACCACAATCACCCAGCTAGAACAATCACCTAGCAGCAATCACGTTCTTTTCCGGGCCGGCCGGGAATCCGGTGATATCTCGGGCTCCGTCGTCGGTAATCACGAGAATGTCGTGCTCACGGTATCCGCCGGCACCCGGCTCACCATCAGGAACGGTAATCATGGGTTCCATGGACACCACCATGTTCGGTTCGAGGACAGTATCGATATCCTCACGGAGCTCCAGCCCGGCTTCCCGCCCGTAGTAGTGCGAGAGCACGCCGAACGAATGCCCGTAGCCGAAGGTGCGCAGCCCCAGCATCCCGTGCTTGGCGTAAATAAGGTTCAACTCCTTGGCAATATCCCCACACACCGCACCTGGTCGGATGAGCTCAAGGCCCCGGTAGTACACCTCCATGTTGACGTCCCAATAGCGCCGGGTAGCGTCGTCAATGTCCCCGTAAAACATCGTCCGTTCCAAGGCTGTGTAGTAGCCACTGATCATCGGGAAACAGTTCAAACTCAAAATGTCGCTCGGCTGAACCGTTCGGGTCGTCGGCCAGTTATGAGCACCGTCGGTATTAATTCCGGATTGGAACCACACCCATGTATCGCGGATCTCGCTGCCGGGATACCGGTGGGCGATCTCCTTCACCATGGCCTCGGTGCCGATGAGCGCAAGCTTGTATTCCGTCTTAGGCCCGGCCTCGAGAGCCTCGCGGATAGCGAAACCGCCAATATCTGCCACGTTGGCACCGTCGGTAATGACGGCGATTTCTTCCTCGGACTTGATCATGCGCAATCTCATTGTCGACGGAGCAATGTCGACGAATTCAACTTCAGGCCCAATGGTCGTCGTAATGGCGCTATAAAGATGAACGGAAAGGCCGTCGCATTCCAAACCAACCCGTTGTGGTGTTACTCGCTCGCGAATGGCGGTGTTGATCGCGTGGGGATAGTTGTTGCGGCCCCAGTCGGTGTAAATCAGGTTATCGCCGGTGGAACGTCGCCAAGGCATACCTGCATCGATACCGGCGCTGATGGTGCAGCAGTCGTCGGCGGTCACCACGACGGCGTAGAAACGTCCGAAATGGGTGTAGAGGAAATCGGAATAGTACTTGATGTTGTGCTGGGAGGTCAGCACCACGGCATCAAGATCTTGCTCGGCCATGACGCCGCGCAGAGCATCGAGGCGACGCTGCATCTCCTCCTCACTGAAGGTCAAAGGCTGTTTCTCACCGTTGTAAAAAGTGCGCAGACGCTCATTCAGAAAATTCGTGGAATCAATGGTGGGGACGACCCCGGTGGGTAGAGATGGCATGGAAACCTATCCTCTCTTTAATTCGTGGTTACTGGTTTCGCGTGCGGCGAGTACCGCAAAAAACGTGACAACGGCGGCCGCCATGAGGTAAAAGCCAGGTGCAAGATCTGATCCCGTCCAGCCGATTAACAGCGTGGCAACCATCGCTGCGCTTCCACCGAAAACCGCATTAGCGGCGTTGAAGGTCAGGGCAAAACCACTCAGCCGAACCTTGGTGCTGAATTGCTCGGAAAGGAACGACGGCAAAACACCGTCGTTAAGAGCGAGGGCCATTCCCATGCACAACTGGATCACAATGACGAGGAACAATCCCGCGCCGTTGAGGAGCATGAATGCCGGAATAATTGTGATAACAAAGGCAAGGGAAGCGGTGAGCATGATTCTCTTACGGCCTACTCGGTCGGATAACCAGCCGGTGAAAAGGACGCTGAAGATATAGGCAAACAGGGTGACGGACGTGGCGATAAAGGAATCCGTGTGGTTCTGCCCCAATTCCTCGCTGAGATATGTCGGTAAGTACGACAGGATGACATAAAACCCGATGGCATTCAGCAAGGATGCGGCAAGAGCGATCCCGAGGGCCTTGGGTTCCTTCCACACCATGGCCAGGGGAGATTTCTGGGGTTCACCAGTGCCGACGGCAACTTCTTTCGATTCTTGCGCGCGCTGGAATTCATTGGTTTCATCCATGTGACGGCGAATCCATAGCCCGATGAGCCCGAGAGGAGCGGCGAGGAGGAAGGGGATCCGCCACCCCCACGAGTGCAGATTCGCGTCGGAAAGAACTCCATTAAGCAGAGCAGCGAGTAAGGAACCGAGGAGCAATCCCGAAGCGGTAGACGCTGGCACGATCGCGGCATAGAGCCCGCGGCGACCGGATGGTGCAATTTCGGTGAGCATTGTTCCTGCACCGGCGTATTCTCCAGCGGCAGAGAATCCCTGAACGAGGCGAAGCGCTAGCAGGAGAAGTGGGGCGAGGATACCGATGTGGTCGTAACCCGGAAGGAAAGCGATGCACATGGTCGCGCCGGACATCAGCAGAATTGACCATGACAGTGTTGTTGTGCGCCCAAGGCGATCGCCGATGTGCCCCCAGAAGACTGCCCCGATGGGGCGGATGAGGAAGCTGATGGCGAAGAGACCGAAAGTAAGAACTAGCCCGACATTGGAGTCCGATTCAGGAAAGAAAACCGAGGCTATGATGGCGGCGAGGTAGCCGTACATGGCGTAATCGAACCACTCGATGAAGTTACCGATGAAGCTAGAGGTGACAGAGCGGCGAATGTTTGTACGGTAATTTTCCTCCGCACCTGCTCGATCGACGATTGTGCTATCTCCTTCTGGTGCGGTTTCTCCTACGGGGCTGAGTCCATGGTGGCTCGGGGTTGTTGTTGCGACGGAATCTGAGGAATCCGGTGTTATTGGTGGAGCCTTCATGTGATTTCCGCTCCTTTCTTGTGCCGCGGGAGGACGCGGTATGTGGTGCACTGGCGTGGAAGCGAACCAACCGGTAATTGAAATCTAAGTAGCCTTAGTTACTGGTTTATTTCAGGTTAGTGATCTTTGAGTCTCTGTTATGTCTTTTTGTTAAAACTATTCACAAAAAGTAAGAATTTGATTCCCTTGGACACCGCTCATGTCTGAGAATAAAAAGCATGACGAACAATCACGATCTTGACGCAGATAAAAGTTTTGATGCAGATGTAATTGTTGTGGGTTTGGGGTCCATGGGGTCTGCGGCCGCAGATCGGCTGAGCGAACGAGGTCAGAAGGTTTTAGGCTTCGAGCAATTTCATCGCGGTCACGATAATGGATCCCACCATGGTGGATCGAGGATCATTCGGATGAGCTATTTTGAACATCCGGATTACGTGCCACTTTTGCGGCGGGCTTTTGAGCTGTGGGATGAGCTCGAACATGATAGCCACCAGCGCGGGTGGGAACAGCTTGTCCATTACGCAGGAGGCTTGTACGCGGGGCCTCCCGGTTGCACCACGGTGGAGGGATCGCGGATCTCTGCGGTAGAGCATGGGCTCGACCACGAATTACTTTCTGCCGACGACATTCGTGCCCGCTTTCCTCATTTTTCGGTGCAGGACGATGAGGTGGCGGTGTTTGAAAAGCGTGCCGGTTTTGTTCGCCCGGAGTTAACAGTTGCCTTACAGCTGGCCCGAGCGGAAGAACGCGGCGCGGTACTACGTCATCGCCACAAGGTGTTGAACATTGAGCCACGCGACGGTGGGGTGGCTGTGACGGTCGCTGGAGCCGTCGGCAAGGAAGGAAAGCCCGGCACACAAACGTACGGAGATCCGGAAGTCTTTACTGCCCGCTCAGTGGTGATCTGCCCAGGTGCCTGGGCGCCCGGTCTGTTTGAAGAGACGGGCATTCCGCAGCGCGCGGAGCGCCAGGTCATGCACTGGTTTAGCCCAGGGGAGGAGTTCCCAAAGTATGAACGGGGCCCGGTGTATATCCACGAGCGCGCCGATGAGCTCCAGATTTACGGTTTCCCGGCCGCGGATGGGGAAGAAGCAGGGGCGAAGGTGGCGTTTTTCCGTAATGGCCGGACGGTTGACCCGGACCAGTTGGATCGGGAGGTCACTGATGCTGAGATCGATAACATGCGGGAGCGTCTGCTGACTTTTGTGCCGGCTCTGGGCCGTGGGAAGCATCGGAATAGTCGGGCCTGCATGTACACCACCACGCCTGATGAACATTTTGTGATTGGCCGGCACCCCCGTTGGAATGATCATAACATAATTATTGCGTGTGGGTTTTCAGGGCACGGGTTTAAATTTGTTCCCGTCATCGGCGAGATGCTTGCAGATCTTGCTATCGACGGTCGTACGGATCATCCCATTGAGCTCTTCGACCCATTGCGCTTCACGGAGGTTCGGGCCGCGGTTTCAGAAGAAGTGTGACGAGGAGGTCCGATATATCTCTTCTTGTATATCTCTTCTTGCCGACGTTTCTTTAGCGCCGTTGACCTTAGTGCACTGAATCTTGGTGTGTGGTTTTTGCGCGGTGATGGTCTTTCGCAATGTGGTGTACTAGTTGGGCGGACAAGGGTTTTCTGCGGATGCGCATAGGAACGTGATTGAGAGTTCGTAGAGTATAGATAGGTTTGATGTCGGGGGCGTGGAAAGTGCTTCGCTATAGCGTGGTGGTTGCGGTAGCCATTGGAGCTCGGAGTTGGAAAGGAGAAACTTTTTAGCGGAGCTCATGCGGTGTCGTTTAAGGAATGGGCGTAGGCAGTTAAGGATTACCCGGCTGAGGGCGTAGATGACATAGCGATACCTCTTCACAGAGGGGTTTCTTGTACAGCGCCCGCTCTTGTGCGGCTTAAGTGACGTCGGGGGATTAGGCTGTAAGGAAACCGGTCTTTTCGACGGTACTGTGCAGGTAGTGGGCATGCATCGACCGGTAGTGAGTGTGCACTGACATTCATCCACGCGCGAGAAAGGTCACTATGGACGATAACGATAACCTTTCCGACGAAACTCACGTTGACCAGCTTGGTCATGCTTCTAGTTGTCTGGGCGATGCTTTTTATGGCGAGGATGATTCGAGTGATGCCCTGCTGTCACTGGTTTCCCCCGACAGTGAAACGTTCGGCAGCCAGGAACAGGATGAACAGCCGCCTGATGAATCACACACTGCGCTCGAGATCCTGTCCTATTTATCTGCTATGGAAGGCTCCATTCGAGCTGTAGTTGATCGCTACGGTAATGCACCTGCGTACATCAATGAAGCGGTTGATAACGCCGTATCTCGTTCCACCACGACCTCTCATTCTTGGGCCATTGGCATCCCACCTGCGGAACGTGCCGCTCGGCTGCTGGAAACCATATTCGTGCAGTTTTCCGCGCGAGAACAGGAGATACTGTATCGACGCTACGGGGATGGCCATGGAGAAACGCTAGAGAGCATTGGCGACGCGGTTGGCGTAACCCGGGAGCGTATTCGTCAGATTTTGGTGGCACTTGATTCTACGATCAGTGCATCTATATCGCGAGGTCCCGTTGCCAACCTTCTCGCTGCGATGCGATATCACGCGTATCCCGTCGGCACAATGAAAGCACTTTCCCAGATATACCCGGAACTTGAACGGATGTTATCCGGTTGGGAAGCACCCCTGTGGAAAATACTCGACGTTTTGGATGATAGTTTCACTGTCAAACAAGGATGGGTATGTTTTCCTAGCTTTGGCGACTGTCAAAAGAAGACGACAGAATTACTCGACGACATGACCGACAAATACGGTGTCGCTTCCTTTCAAGACATTCAGCGCATCAGCCATGTTCCGGAGGATGACCTAGTCAAATGGCTCGAGGGCTGTGGTGCCGCCGTTATTGGCGACCACGTGGTGGCTAATCCGACAACTGCTGCGAACCGAATTCAGGCTGCGCTCGATATTGCCGGTCATCCTCTTTCCCTTAATGATATTGCGCACATGTGGGAAATCACCCAAGCTCGGAATTTGGCAACTGCTATCCATTCTGAAAACTCTATAATTCGCGTTAGCAAGAGTAAGTACGCATTACGGGAGTGGGGACTCGAAGAATTTACTTCAATCCGTGACTTTATTGCGTCGCGC
This window encodes:
- a CDS encoding sigma factor-like helix-turn-helix DNA-binding protein, which translates into the protein MDDNDNLSDETHVDQLGHASSCLGDAFYGEDDSSDALLSLVSPDSETFGSQEQDEQPPDESHTALEILSYLSAMEGSIRAVVDRYGNAPAYINEAVDNAVSRSTTTSHSWAIGIPPAERAARLLETIFVQFSAREQEILYRRYGDGHGETLESIGDAVGVTRERIRQILVALDSTISASISRGPVANLLAAMRYHAYPVGTMKALSQIYPELERMLSGWEAPLWKILDVLDDSFTVKQGWVCFPSFGDCQKKTTELLDDMTDKYGVASFQDIQRISHVPEDDLVKWLEGCGAAVIGDHVVANPTTAANRIQAALDIAGHPLSLNDIAHMWEITQARNLATAIHSENSIIRVSKSKYALREWGLEEFTSIRDFIASRVGDETADLDDLISEGTTKFGVSASSIRAYASSGEFRSDDGIVSRRNDDIEPHRQPEDCRGLYWRNNRWQYLVTVNHDHMRGSGTGVPAGVALLLGLHLDQPRLIPSDDGDQSFTWNATGTTTGSIRRLLLAQGITEGERIWMDFGNGDYFRIEQAAPRAPFLLEDEASTELEELGNTPNPLYAGGVGLGPESRSIAMVNLANYMGISHDEIAQRIDDMGGETGNTIDKACESLIAEYLGLASDAPRRRIVARLRHRHDKDAIAMVEELWL
- a CDS encoding MFS transporter encodes the protein MKAPPITPDSSDSVATTTPSHHGLSPVGETAPEGDSTIVDRAGAEENYRTNIRRSVTSSFIGNFIEWFDYAMYGYLAAIIASVFFPESDSNVGLVLTFGLFAISFLIRPIGAVFWGHIGDRLGRTTTLSWSILLMSGATMCIAFLPGYDHIGILAPLLLLALRLVQGFSAAGEYAGAGTMLTEIAPSGRRGLYAAIVPASTASGLLLGSLLAALLNGVLSDANLHSWGWRIPFLLAAPLGLIGLWIRRHMDETNEFQRAQESKEVAVGTGEPQKSPLAMVWKEPKALGIALAASLLNAIGFYVILSYLPTYLSEELGQNHTDSFIATSVTLFAYIFSVLFTGWLSDRVGRKRIMLTASLAFVITIIPAFMLLNGAGLFLVIVIQLCMGMALALNDGVLPSFLSEQFSTKVRLSGFALTFNAANAVFGGSAAMVATLLIGWTGSDLAPGFYLMAAAVVTFFAVLAARETSNHELKRG
- a CDS encoding aminopeptidase P family protein, whose product is MPSLPTGVVPTIDSTNFLNERLRTFYNGEKQPLTFSEEEMQRRLDALRGVMAEQDLDAVVLTSQHNIKYYSDFLYTHFGRFYAVVVTADDCCTISAGIDAGMPWRRSTGDNLIYTDWGRNNYPHAINTAIRERVTPQRVGLECDGLSVHLYSAITTTIGPEVEFVDIAPSTMRLRMIKSEEEIAVITDGANVADIGGFAIREALEAGPKTEYKLALIGTEAMVKEIAHRYPGSEIRDTWVWFQSGINTDGAHNWPTTRTVQPSDILSLNCFPMISGYYTALERTMFYGDIDDATRRYWDVNMEVYYRGLELIRPGAVCGDIAKELNLIYAKHGMLGLRTFGYGHSFGVLSHYYGREAGLELREDIDTVLEPNMVVSMEPMITVPDGEPGAGGYREHDILVITDDGARDITGFPAGPEKNVIAAR
- the solA gene encoding N-methyl-L-tryptophan oxidase, with the translated sequence MTNNHDLDADKSFDADVIVVGLGSMGSAAADRLSERGQKVLGFEQFHRGHDNGSHHGGSRIIRMSYFEHPDYVPLLRRAFELWDELEHDSHQRGWEQLVHYAGGLYAGPPGCTTVEGSRISAVEHGLDHELLSADDIRARFPHFSVQDDEVAVFEKRAGFVRPELTVALQLARAEERGAVLRHRHKVLNIEPRDGGVAVTVAGAVGKEGKPGTQTYGDPEVFTARSVVICPGAWAPGLFEETGIPQRAERQVMHWFSPGEEFPKYERGPVYIHERADELQIYGFPAADGEEAGAKVAFFRNGRTVDPDQLDREVTDAEIDNMRERLLTFVPALGRGKHRNSRACMYTTTPDEHFVIGRHPRWNDHNIIIACGFSGHGFKFVPVIGEMLADLAIDGRTDHPIELFDPLRFTEVRAAVSEEV